One window of the Rhizobiaceae bacterium genome contains the following:
- a CDS encoding flagellin, with amino-acid sequence MSSIMTNASAMTALQSLAATNRSLDVTQNRISTGYRVSEAADNAAYWSIATTMRSDNKALSTVQDALGLGASKVDTAYTAMNKAVETANEIKVKVVAAVGASEGDKAKIQTEISALQVQLRAYADAATFSGTNWLSVNSTVAAGHTAAGVHNDAKIISSFNRDNAGNVVLTTITVDVQDIKLYDAAATTNQTKGLLEGIRDTTTGLRTDGHTQAVAGTVAATTGYAISTLNVVGFTDQQVQQMLVVVDTTIEEMTDAATKLGSAKKSVDLQKQFVSQLMDSIDRGVGQLVDADMSKESTRLQALQVQQQLGIQALSIANGNAQNILSLFRS; translated from the coding sequence TTGAGCAGTATCATGACCAACGCCTCGGCAATGACGGCTCTGCAGAGCCTCGCTGCCACAAACCGTTCGCTTGACGTCACACAGAACCGGATTTCGACGGGTTACCGGGTGTCGGAAGCGGCAGACAACGCGGCCTACTGGTCGATCGCGACCACCATGCGTTCCGACAACAAGGCCCTTTCCACGGTGCAGGATGCGCTGGGCCTCGGAGCCTCGAAGGTCGACACCGCTTACACCGCCATGAACAAGGCAGTGGAAACGGCCAATGAAATCAAGGTGAAGGTGGTTGCGGCCGTCGGCGCCAGCGAGGGCGACAAGGCCAAGATCCAGACGGAAATCTCCGCGCTGCAGGTTCAGCTCAGGGCCTATGCGGACGCTGCGACCTTCTCTGGAACGAACTGGTTGTCCGTGAATTCCACCGTCGCCGCCGGGCATACGGCCGCCGGTGTGCACAACGACGCCAAGATCATCTCGTCCTTCAACCGCGACAATGCCGGCAACGTCGTCCTCACCACGATCACGGTCGATGTGCAGGACATCAAGCTCTACGACGCGGCGGCCACGACGAACCAGACCAAGGGTCTGCTCGAAGGCATCCGCGACACGACGACCGGCCTGCGCACCGACGGTCACACCCAGGCCGTCGCCGGCACCGTCGCCGCGACGACCGGCTATGCGATCTCGACGCTGAACGTGGTCGGCTTCACCGACCAGCAGGTCCAGCAGATGCTAGTCGTCGTCGATACCACGATCGAGGAAATGACCGACGCGGCCACCAAGCTCGGCTCGGCCAAGAAGAGCGTCGACCTGCAGAAACAGTTCGTGTCGCAGTTGATGGACTCCATCGACCGCGGCGTCGGCCAACTGGTCGATGCGGACATGAGCAAGGAATCGACTCGCCTGCAGGCTCTACAGGTCCAGCAGCAGCTCGGCATCCAGGCGCTGTCCATCGCCAACGGCAACGCCCAGAACATCCTGTCGCTGTTCCGCAGCTAG